One genomic segment of uncultured Desulfobacter sp. includes these proteins:
- a CDS encoding molybdopterin-binding protein, protein MKYYKKDKVKVLPVRDAVGKVLLHDITRIVPDLFKGPLFRKGHIITEADVDALLDIGKEHIYVAGLKNEVHENEAALRIAKAAIGPNIDISAPREGKVGFLSRTHGLLKINVEGLTQLNSVQDVIFASLHTNRSVDEGQEIAGTRVVPLTVPEKQVGDAEKVCKDNFPIIEVKPFAALDVGMVVTGSEVFHERIRDQFGPVVEKKFNELGSRIMDKRVVPDDLEMTVSAIRDLIADGAQMIAVTGGMSVDPDDLTPAAIRAAGGKIITYGAPVLPGAMFMLAYINDIPVIGLPGCVMYHRASIFDLVVPRVLAGETVEKKDIIMMGHGGFCSNCKHCRYPDCSFGK, encoded by the coding sequence TTGAAATACTATAAAAAAGACAAGGTAAAGGTCCTGCCCGTCAGGGATGCTGTGGGCAAGGTCCTGCTCCACGATATCACCCGGATCGTTCCGGATTTGTTTAAAGGCCCGTTGTTCAGGAAGGGCCATATCATCACGGAAGCGGACGTGGATGCTCTGCTGGATATTGGCAAGGAGCATATCTATGTGGCCGGCCTGAAAAACGAGGTTCATGAAAATGAGGCGGCCCTGCGCATTGCGAAAGCCGCTATTGGGCCCAATATCGATATTTCTGCACCCAGGGAAGGCAAGGTGGGCTTTTTATCCCGGACCCACGGCCTGCTCAAAATAAATGTGGAGGGCCTGACACAGCTCAACTCGGTTCAGGATGTGATCTTCGCCTCCCTGCACACCAACCGCAGCGTGGATGAGGGACAGGAGATTGCCGGCACCCGGGTGGTCCCCCTAACCGTACCGGAAAAACAGGTGGGCGATGCTGAAAAAGTCTGTAAAGACAATTTTCCCATCATTGAGGTTAAACCCTTTGCTGCACTGGACGTAGGCATGGTGGTCACCGGTTCCGAGGTCTTCCATGAACGGATAAGGGATCAATTCGGCCCGGTGGTGGAAAAAAAATTCAATGAACTGGGCTCACGGATCATGGACAAACGGGTCGTGCCTGACGATCTTGAGATGACCGTTTCCGCTATTCGGGACCTCATTGCCGACGGCGCACAGATGATCGCCGTCACCGGCGGTATGTCCGTGGACCCCGACGACCTTACCCCCGCCGCCATCCGGGCCGCCGGGGGAAAAATTATCACTTACGGAGCTCCGGTCCTGCCCGGGGCCATGTTCATGCTGGCCTATATCAACGACATCCCGGTCATTGGATTGCCCGGCTGTGTCATGTACCACCGGGCCTCCATCTTTGATCTGGTGGTGCCGCGGGTGCTGGCCGGGGAAACGGTTGAGAAAAAGGACATCATCATGATGGGCCACGGCGGATTTTGTTCCAACTGCAAACATTGCAGGTATCCGGACTGCAGTTTCGGAAAATAG